One Salvia splendens isolate huo1 chromosome 1, SspV2, whole genome shotgun sequence genomic window, TGAAGTCATGCAAGAAGAGCATGCTGAAAGAAAAATAGATGATCTTCCGGCAGAAAATGGAGACAATAAAGAGGGCCAGATCGATAGGTAAGTGGCACATGCCTTTTTTCCCTTTTAGTGGTCAACATCATATTCAATTCAATAACTCTTGGAGAGTCTTAATCTGAGTATCTATACAACACACTTATTACAAAGGTAATTCAGAGATAACAAATTAACCTATTTCAACACGACGGCTCTTCCTAATACACTTTCCACTTCTGATAAATCAGTTGTAAAGCACTTTTCCAAGTTCCAGCTCATAATCTCTTGTGCTGTGGtttttatcataatttttttatgcaGCAATATCACCGACACCAAAGTAACTGAGTTACTAGCTAATGACAGTCAAGCtgataaaatcaagaaaaagagaaagaaaaagaagagtaaAGGCAAGGGAGACTTGGACGTGAGTGCAATTCAGATGTTAGATAACCAAGAGACTGAAACTGAGACTGAGAGCACTAAAATAGTGCCATTTGATACGAGGACCTTATCAAATGGATTGACTATTAAAGATTTGAGCAGTGGACCACCAGGTGGGAGAGTGGCTGTTCCTGGCAAAAaggtatgttttatttgctgGCTTGGTCAGAGATAAGTAGCTTTATATCTGAATGCCATGTTTCATTTTTGACCTGATATATGTGCTCTATTCTGTCACATACTGTGGATCTACGAAATATGGATCAGATCAAGATCCACTACAATGGCATGTTGAAGGAGAGTGGACTTGTTTATGATTCAAATGTGGGTGGTCCTGCCTTCAAGTTTCTGCTAGGTAAGAATATCTGTATGCTTAACAGACCACCATCCATCCCAGTTGACTTTTGACTTCTGTGAAGAGAGAAGAAGccaaaatgacatttttttgaGATCTTATCATCATTTTCGTTCTATCTACATTCAGGTGATAAAGCATATATCGACGGATGGAATGTTGGTATTGATGGTATGTTCTTCTGAAACTGATTATTACTAGTGTATTTGCTTTTCTTGTCAATCAAATATCAATGTCCTTAGCCTTCATTTATAACCTTGATCTCAAAATATGATTTCTTCAGGTATGCGTGTTGCTGATAAGAGGAGGTTAATCATTCCACCTTCCATGGGGTATGTATTGAATCTAAGAGATACTTTGAAACTACCACCACAATCTTACATCTCATTAGCCCATTgaagttaatttatttatttttaaaatctgcACAATTTTGTTATGATTGTGCTGCAGTTATGGAGATGTTCAAGTAGGAGCCGATATTCTGCCAAACTCATGGCTAATCTACGACATTGAGTTAGTGAAAGTGTATCACTAACTTCTGTTTTGTTTAGCTTCATTTCCCTTCCTTTCTGGCTCGACACTCTTGAAGTTGTGGAAGAAACGAGGGGATCAAAGCAGATAGGATTTTTGTAATGGGGTTTGAAACTAGAAAACCAGAgttgaaaaaatatatttaaaggGTAAAACCGTTGCTTCATTTTGGTCTTGCCTGCAAAAATAAACTTATCTACGCAAACAATGGTTGATAAGATTTGGCTAGTTTTTTGTAAAATCTCAGTATCAGACTCCATCTGGTCTTAAGATGGCCTCTTTTGCATCTCAAGTATATTCCTGTACAGTTATGTGTATgtgattgttttgattttcTTCAAGAATAAACAGTGACAGACCAGAACATGATTTTTGTCTTTCGAGTTCGAGTATATGGTTTGCACCTTGAAGTAAATGAACATGGGAAAGACTAAACAGTTGCAGACCAAAACAAATTTGTTTACATTCAAATGCACAATGCAACCACCTTCACTAGAGTGTATCGATTCTCAAATACAGTTCACCTTGATTACAATTAGAATCGATAGGGTTTAGGTTTCATAAATTAACTGAATTGTGCCTCAGAAATGTGAGTGACCCACTTGACCACAACAACCTTTCCTCACATCCATTAAAAGATTTCAGGCATCAGACAACATCACTCTCATTGCTTCAGTTCTTTGGCTACTTCAACATAAATGGTAAAAACTGTCCATCTTTTTCATGTCAAAATATGCACTCATGGATATCACCTCAAAGATCATTCCTCAGCTTATGGCTCATTCTTCAGTGGAAGAACACGTGCTTCAGTATCTGGAACGTTGCTGCGTGGAGATAATGTTACATCAATAGGAATTCATTTTGTACAGAGTTGAAAAGAAAGGACTCAGCAAGATGGAGATTATAAGAGCAAACCTCTCAGGTTCTTCACTCTTGCTTATTAGCATCACATTGTTTGATGCTAAAAAATCAGATAAGCTGTCCAGGTGTCTCTCATGGCAGAATTTGTTGAGATGGCGCAGAAAATCATTGAACTGTTCTGGTTCCTGTAAAAAAATGGAGTGATTCCAAATTTAACTCAGTGTTTACCAGTTCTATGTGGCTCTAGGGAGCGTAGGAGAGAGGGAAAAGCAGTCTCAGGCAGTATACCTGCTTACAAATGCAACCTCTGCGGAGAGCAACTAAGCACTCAAGAATTTTCTGATATGTGTCTCCTTCAACGGAGTCCTCTACTAGACTATATATCTTATCCTTCATACTCTGGAAAGCTTTACGAACCCAGTCTGGACTATCTCGACGAGACATCATGGCTTCAAATTCTTGAACAGTATTTGAATCTCCCAGTTGCTCGACTTTGACTTGAGACGTGTATTCAGCAGCGTCCATTGCTTGGCCAGCAGCAGCAACTCCTTCcccttcttcacttgatccagttGGTTTTTCTCTTATTCTTCTAGATGATTTTTTCAGCTGCAAAATAGACCAACTTTCAATATGAAAATATCAAGGGATGTTGTGACAAAGAACTATGTTGTACAATGAGATAAACATAACCTTTGGGTTTTCTTTGAGTTCAAAGGACCTACAGAATTCCTCAATCACGGCTGTATTTTGATGAAGAAGTTCAGGATTAGGCTCTGTTATCCTTTTGAGGGTCTCATCAATTTGGGGGATATTAGCACTTGGGTCCTTAGATCTCAACTCAAGAGAGCGATAAAAGCGCTGGAGTTGTCATGTGGGACCACGCAtgtcattttttaaataataacaGGAACTTTTATCTTCGCAAGATCTTTTATTGTAAACACAACGGACAGGCCATATGTTCCATAACCGAAAAACTAGCATAGGAAATTTAGTGATGCCAGTAAAAAAAAGtgttattcaaattttaatcaGCAAAGATAGTACCTCAAGAGCAGGATTAGGTGTGAGATCGGGTGGCAAAACTTCCTCTCTGTCAGCTGGAGCAAGATCGAGCATTTGTACCAATTTATCTGCAGCCTCTTGCTGCTGTTCATTTGGCTGCATTGATGAAGGGAGATTGCTAAATGATGGAAACTGGAACTCTCTCACATCCTCCGCAAAAGGCAGCACATTGAAGTAAAATGAATCTGGCTACAAGTTTAGAAGGCATAATGTTAATGTCATGTTCAAGATAGGTTTCTTTGCAATTCTCCTTGCAGCTACTTACAACGTTATCATTCGCCGACACATTAGGAGTTAGAACCCCTATAACAACATTCGTCTGCCCCTGTCTCCACACACAGCGGACTATAGCTACTTTGTTCATTTCCTTCATTGCTCTTGCTAATGCAGAAATTGCAAGAATGGCCTTTGTATTCCCAGGTTCAGCAATGAAGAGGTTTACGTCTTTCATATAATAATGTCTTTGAGCACATGATGATTGAAATAACAAGCTCTTAAGCAACTCCATGAGGATTATTAAATCATGAAAAATTACGAGGGATGGCAAGAGGCACTCAGATCTTACCTCATGATATTTGAAGCATCCGTAAAGCCTAAAAGTTTCAAACCCTTCTCTGGTTTGAACTTCACAGCCTCCCATTCAGCAGATGATATAGGGACAACTTGAGGACCGTAGCGGTAGCCTTTGATCCTTTGTTCTGGTGGAACAACTCTGTTGGGATCTCCAATACTTCGGTATTCATAATCAACCTTAATTTCATGTGAGGCAAATTTATCTGTTGGAGGCGCCTTATCAGAATACTTTTTCAACGTGGGAAATTTCTCTTCACATGTTTTCTTGTAGACCCAGACCTAATAGTAAATCAAGACAAACCGAAATGTTTTAACATTGGAGAAGTAGAGATGTATCTGATGAAAACTGTCAATAGTATATGCAACTGCATATATTAGAAAAAATCTCAGAAGCAAGCACAGTAGACAGCTACTGAACCAAGGGTAACTAAACACGTAAAGTGCAGTTCTAGGCTTCTAGCCTACAGAGTAGTTCATCAAAGATATGTCATTTGGCTAAGCATTAAAACATTAGATATCAAAAGGTATCTGCATGTCTAACAACTTAAGCTTCTTATTAGTTGGTCATTCCATATTGACATTGAAGAGCCAAAACTATGGGTTTAAGTCTACTTGTCTCCTCTCTCTGGGACAACCTTGCATCCTCAGTGTGAAAGTAAAGAGTCAAGCAAATGGCCATATATGGTCTTCAACCAACTGAGGTTGTATAACCCAAAATTATTTCAAGAAACATTTCTAAACATCGACATCTGGTGATGTTACATGTATGAAAAGATTCGTCACTTCATTATCAATTCTCAAAAAGTCAAAAATTAGGAAAGATGATAATGAAACAGTAGAAGGTGAAAGCAGGCATTCGAAATATCATCATATTGAAAAGGCTAAACAagtgaaaaataagaaaaattgaTCCAGAGCGACACTAGGACATGAAAATACACAGCTCATTCATGGATGATATTAATATGCCAACTGATTCGATAAAAATGGAGCGAGAAGGTCCACAGTATGTTGATACATGAAAGCTACTTCCAACTATGTTGTATCCAACCAACAACTAAGTGAGCTAGTATTTCAACAAAGTAATAACAACTGGGTTTATTATCATAAGCAGTAGCAAAATCATGGGATACAGGAGTCTCACCTTGATCTTCATTATAGAGCTCAGTTCAAATTCACCCCTGTATGTAGTAACTGGTGTTATATTACGAGTCCTTAGTGCACCTAATAAGGAAGTTGCATTCCCGACATACACCTTTGAAGAAGATTTGTGGGAAAGCAGACCTAAAAGGAAGTCATTCTCTTCCACAATCTTCTTGTCCACATCCCAGTCTTTTTGTGCTCTAACAACAACACAATCCATCTTCATGCCATGTGCCATCATCTGTGCTGCAACTGTTTTTACTTGATCCTCCTTTGTTCCCTCATATGGGAGTCTGGTTGGAGTAACTGCATTAGTTATGAGGCATAAACGCTTCTTTCCCTTGTTAGTTTCCTTATACTTCTTTATCATCATATCCATCCCAACAACAACAGCATCAAGAACTTCAGCAAAGTTAAGGTAATGGATTCCATCATTTGAAAAACATCAAAACAGACTCTGCTTACCATGAAATCATTTCAGCAAGCAACTATATCATAtgaaaaaatcattttcaacaaTAAACCTGATCAATACCTGGGATAGATGAAACATTAAACTCAATTAGAAAAATGCAACCAACTACTTCCCTGCACCTTGCTTATGGGAATTTTCTTCCTTCATACTGATAAGTTTGTTTCCCTAATTATTGAGGGAACACAAAGGTAGATTTATTGGCAATATAACAAACAACCCATATCAAAGTAAAAAGCTTTAGTAAATCATCTAGAAGCCAATCTAAGAGAATAGTTAGCTGAACACCAAACTTTAGCACATAAATTGGATACAATCTCCACATGCACTTCCTCGAGGAAGTTGATGTAGAACATCCACAAGAGCCCCATCAACAACCTTAATATCCCTCAAAACAGTCACATTCTCGTACCCGCCCACTTCCACTGTCAAGTCATTTTTAGTATCTGAAATTTCAACTCAGCACATTCAGTCTCCAGCtatcaaaatgacaaatatAAGACAGCATTGCTAAATCACCGCGCCAACCAAAAATCATGCGAAATACCTGCAGTACCAAAGGCCACAACTCCCACTTCATCATA contains:
- the LOC121809362 gene encoding ATP-dependent DNA helicase 2 subunit KU80-like; protein product: MARNKESLVLLIEVGPSMHGVLPEVEKVCCLLAEKKLIYGKYDEVGVVAFGTADTKNDLTVEVGGYENVTVLRDIKVVDGALVDVLHQLPRGSACGDFLDAVVVGMDMMIKKYKETNKGKKRLCLITNAVTPTRLPYEGTKEDQVKTVAAQMMAHGMKMDCVVVRAQKDWDVDKKIVEENDFLLGLLSHKSSSKVYVGNATSLLGALRTRNITPVTTYRGEFELSSIMKIKVWVYKKTCEEKFPTLKKYSDKAPPTDKFASHEIKVDYEYRSIGDPNRVVPPEQRIKGYRYGPQVVPISSAEWEAVKFKPEKGLKLLGFTDASNIMRHYYMKDVNLFIAEPGNTKAILAISALARAMKEMNKVAIVRCVWRQGQTNVVIGVLTPNVSANDNVPDSFYFNVLPFAEDVREFQFPSFSNLPSSMQPNEQQQEAADKLVQMLDLAPADREEVLPPDLTPNPALERFYRSLELRSKDPSANIPQIDETLKRITEPNPELLHQNTAVIEEFCRSFELKENPKLKKSSRRIREKPTGSSEEGEGVAAAGQAMDAAEYTSQVKVEQLGDSNTVQEFEAMMSRRDSPDWVRKAFQSMKDKIYSLVEDSVEGDTYQKILECLVALRRGCICKQEPEQFNDFLRHLNKFCHERHLDSLSDFLASNNVMLISKSEEPESNVPDTEARVLPLKNEP